A stretch of DNA from Oreochromis aureus strain Israel breed Guangdong linkage group 23, ZZ_aureus, whole genome shotgun sequence:
CTAATAAAATATCCTGTCTTTTCCCAAGCACAACTAAACAGTTTATATCACAGGATACATCCACATTACAATCTCACTTACTTTTCCTCACttgtaagattttaaaaaatgtatagaATAACGCTGATCACATCAGCTGATTGTGCCGCTCGGTACACACGACCAGACGAGGAAAAATCAGAGTTTCTGACTTCAGGTCGTCGGTCTGCTGAAACACCCTCCAACTGACTCAAACAGTCTGTCCACCACACAATTCTCGTTTATAAAGAGCTTTAAAAACCTGCCCTTACAGCTAACGGGTGGATTTTCCCATTCGGTGCAGCTAGCCAAACAACAAAGACCCATTTACTTCTTAAGAGATGGCGAGTTAAGTAGACAGTATATCCTCATTTCTAACATAAATCTCATTGTTGCAGCCAGGGGCAGCACAAAAGTGATCCccttaaactgatttttagtCTAAGTGTCCTTATTTTCCCCTGAGTTACTGTTTCTGTTACCAGTCAGCTTACATGAACTACAGTGACATAACGTTCTGTACTCACACAAGATGGCGCTAAACATATTCTAAAAACTTTAAAtttagccactttttttttaaagccagttTCACAGACAGAGTCACATCTACATCAGTTTTTGAGAACAGGACTTAATggtgtaaattagcctttatacatgtagtgtttcatgtccacGTTAAGCTGTTCACATTTGGCAGGTTAATGAATGTGTGTGGTGGTTACCAAGCATATATGAAAGTTGAAAGTTTCACGgtaagttgttttatttttttaatgaagaagGGACTTAAACCAGGCTAAATTTTCTTATTCATATTCGTTTTGTGTAACCATGTACCTTTCTTTGATGCAGCTTGAGGATTGCAATAGACATTGGTCATTCACATACACAATACTGTTGGCACTGATAGCTAGTTATAAAATCCAATTGTCTTCTAGGCTTGAGAGGGTTCCACATCATGGAAGAGAAATGGTTGGACACAGGAGACCAGACAGTTGAAACTGTCTTTATGTCTTGGCGTTATTGTCACATGCCACACCGTTTCCACATATTCTGGTAATGGTGGCTGATTTTTgtcgttttttctgttttaccaGATGTGATGTGGCAACAAAATATAATCCTTACGTCACTTTCCTATAACAGGGTCTTAGCCAGATGTTCCCCAGGTGGAACACCTGTGTAAAGGATGCGTTCCTGTGATTTCATgcagtctttttttgttgttgtttttgcatgTAATGTCTTAAAGGAAAACATCAACCTTCCTTTGTTGCGGGAGATTTGCACTTTTTGGCTCCATTTTCATTGATGTAGAACATCATCTTGCATTGTTACTGCATTATTGTCATGTTTTCAGCACCAGAAGGGGAAATGGTTATTTTTATCTACACCGCTACAAATCTATATTTACTTTGTAATTGAACCTTTAACAAATTGATCtgaattttgaatttgataCACTTTGGATCGTGAACCCCTTAAATTTTGTACATGGTATAAAATGCAAATATTGTAAAATGTGtagcaaaaaaaagaataaagaccGCATTTGTTTGAGATACTTTGTATATAATTCTGTGTCAACATACAATGAAGCCAAGCTGAATTTCAGTAAATGTGAAACAGTATGTTTGTTGTATGTTTGAATTTTTAACCTTTAAATGAGAGAAAACAGACTAAACCACTTCTGACTAATGTCCCAAGCATTAAATAAGGGCACCAAACTCAAGGATTTAACAAATGTTGTATCTagacataacagacaacttgaGGCACTTTGTTAGTAGCAGCCTACtgcaaaaacacattatttattcCCATTTCTTCTTACAGGTATTAAATGGTATTTTGGGGTaattcccaaagagctgttaCCGGAGATATCTTGGCATTGGGTGCAGTGTATCCTTAAAAACTTGAGGAAACTTGACAAGTGAAAGGGAACAAATTACCAAATTTgatttttcaattatttatttagttattttttgttCAAATCATCCTCAGTATgtatggaggaggtcaggaaaGAGGTATAACAGTATCTATAGCTATGTGCAAAACACTCTGTCATGATTTGGGGCTGCGTtacagccagtggtgttggataTCTGGTCAAAATTGATGGATCATATTTTAATCCACCGTGCAATACCATCTGAAAAGTGTCTGATTGGCAGTGGGTTCATTTatcacaaacacactgccaatgctgTAAAAGCGTGCCTCAGTAGGAAAACACACATGGATAAATTCGCCTACCCAGACctcggacctcaacattattgaagcagtgtgggatcatgttgccagagaaaaggcagaaacatccaaagaagagctttgaatgtccttcaagaagcctggtgaactattcctgaagaatacataaagacatgacaagaaagctgcctaagagagttcagactgtgatGAAGAATAAAGATGGTCAAAATATtgaccaaatattgactttcaagcttgttagaattgtacaaactatttttgccttatattctgtatttccatatatatatgtatgtttgtATATCACATTTTCCtggcaaaatatgaagaaatgagggaGAAATTATGGGATTGCACTAAGTGATCCCATAAGACTTGAAAAGCTAATGCATGTTTTTAAGGGCCATGACAAGCCTTATGTTTTGGATGAGCATTTTTACAGAGGGGGAAAACAGATGTCTGGTTTTGGTAGAATATGGGATGTCCCTCCCCCCTGACTCTATGCCAAGCTTCTCTTACCCCTCCCCTACACTCCTGGCTTGACACATACCATTTGAGAACTCCTAATATAGACCCAGCTGCTTTGTAGAAAAGGCTAACAAACGGTCTGAGTTTGCTGCTTTGAAAACCACTTTTTCATGGACACAAGACAGAGTTATGGAGCCTCGTTCACAGGTGAAATGTATATGATTGGGGGTGTCTGGGAGGTTGATAATATTGTTGAAACCAAGGAAATAAGTAGCCATGGGGATTTTGTTGACAGTGATATATGTTATAGGTGTCATTCCCAGAAAAGAAGCAGGAAATACAGAGTCAAGGTACAATGCCTGGCAGATGTCTGCATTTGGATCTGTGCCTGGAAATGTGCATATGTGTATTTGCATTTGTTGGCTTTGTGCTGTTAGCACTTTCCTTCGttttgttgctgtgtgtgtgtgtgcatgaatatGTCTTCGTCTATAACTGCTGAACCCTGTTCAAACAGTGTGTTGTGACCAGCTGGTGTATTTTCTCCTAGAGGCTGATGCCACAGTCTACATGAAATTCATGAAAAGTCACCGCTGTTATGATGCCATTCCAACCAGCTGTAAACTGGTCATATTTGATACCACACTACAAGTGAGCCTGAAGCTTTTCCATGAGTTGTTGCACATCTAGACTTTCATATTGAATTGTCACAGAGTAGTGTtatttacctgtaaaacatcACTGACTGAAAAATCTTTAACCCCTAAGGTGAAAAAAGCCTTTTATGCACTGGTGGCAAATGGCTTGAGGGCTGCACCACTATGGGACAGCAAGCTGCAGAGATTTGTGGGTAAGATGACGAATTAATGGGACAGATATGGTAGACTGGGCTCGCTTACTTGTAATAATGGGAATGCGAATCCTCCTCTACCACAGGTATGCTGACTATTACAGATTTCATCAACATCCTTCACTGCTATTACAAGTCCCCCATGGTGAGCACTAAATTCCCGCAGTTTGAAGCCACTCAGGTTGGACACCCCTACTGTAGAGTTAAACAAAGGACTGGGGGCCACAATCAGCCCAGGAAAAACCCCAATCCGGCCCACTCGACGTTTTAGAAACATGTGAAAGAAGGCATACATTTCTGACTTTTAACTTTCGTAAATTTTACAACTTGTcctactgataaagacctcccgcacagccattcatactacacccaTGTAACAGATAAActattaaatgacagaaaagttcctATTTTCTTGCTAGCAACTATAAAAATacctgtcttttattttttgtttttttaaggttcAGATGTATGAGCTTGAGAGCCACAAGATAGAAACATGGAGAGGTGATTCCCTTCGAAGTAAATATGCAAGCAGGAATTAATGGCATTATCTGTGCCCAGAGGTCTATGAAATTCATCTGAGCCGTTTCTCTCCTCTTCTGTTTAGATGTTTATTTGCAGTATTCCAATAACTTCCTCATTAGTATCTCTCCAGAGGCCAGGTGAGTGGACACAACGCTCTGAGGCACCTCTGTTTCAAATTCCAGTTGGCACACATTCCTCTTCTTATCTCTTCTCCATCCAGCCTCTTCGAAGCCATCTATTCCTTACTCAGATACAAAATCCACAGGCTGCCCGTAATCGATCCAGAGTCTGGGAATGTCCTGCACATTCTGACCCACAAAAGAATCCTCAAGTTCCTCCATATATTTGTGAGCAAAAGCTTTAGTTATGATGTTTTTTGTAGCCTTGAGTACCATGATGCTCTTGTTTTTCAAATATGGGTGTTTGGATTCTTTTAGGGGAAAAAACTTCCCAAGCCTGCATTCACAAAGAGGCCGATCCAGGAACTTGGGATAGGAACTTTCAGGAACATCGCCACTGTCCAGCAAACAGCATCGCTTTATGATGCCCTCTCTATATTTGTGGAGAGGCGGGTGTCTGCGCTGCCAGTGGTGGATGAACAAGGTACATTATACGAGTAGCTCTGCACGATTCACTGGTCACAATAATGCTTATCTGCCTTATATTGAGATGGCGCCATTGTCATCAGTGCTGCCTCACAGCCAGAAGGTCTTGGGTTTGAAGTGAGCAGTCAGCCAGGGgcatttctgtgtggagtttgcatgcttTCCCTGTGCTTCCCACAATCCAAAGATAGATTGATGCTTCTGATTGCCTGCCCCTTGTAAACAATAgcttgaacagcaggtgggtagGTCCTCAGGGATATCCACTGTATACAATGTCATACAGAGCCAAGTGAAGAAAAACCTACCGGAAAGAATAATTTACGccagtctgaagcctgagcttttggctcacaaTGATCACTTGTATATATACTTGTCAAGGCTGGCTGTGTGTTGGACCCAAATGGAGGACTTGGAAACTAAGTTTACTCTAAGAGACAGCTTTATTGCAGAACTTAAATTGAGTACAAAATAATCCAGATCAAAACCAACCACTACAAACCTTCAAGGAAGTCTGCAAGGGAGGAGACAACGAACAGCAGCAggaaacagaggacttaaatacacaccagGTAATTAGGGAGATGGGGAAACACCAGGGAAGACAGCCGCAACAAACCAGGATAACAAAGCAGGGGAATTAAAACAATACGAAGCACACAAAACACTATCAAAATaaacgcgcgcacacacacagagacccatAGGAACTTGACAAAGAGACAGAAGATAAACAAACATGGAGATAAGGTAGAAGGAACAAAATGGAAATACAAAAGAGGAAATCCGAAAGCCAGGGAGACAGAACACAGAGTGACAAGGCAGACCCGGGGACATGCCGGAGAAACAGGAAGGGAGCACAAAGCATGATAACGAAACATTATGTAACCTAGAAGAacaagaatataaacagagacTAAATAGATGGTATAATAATTTCCAAAGGAAAATATTGACTATACCAATATACAAAACAGCTCAATTAAAACATAAGTGATCACAAGAACACAAAGCCCTGGATCCAAGACCCAGGGACCATGACACCTCACCTCTCACCTCCTCATCTGACACTTTGGCCATGCTTTAATGTGTATCCACCACTGAAACAGTATACACATgacagaaaaaacataaaaataaagactGTTAGACCTGTAACACGGTTATTACATTGTCAAACTATTTGTTTTCCCAGGCAAAGTTGTGGCACTCTACTCAAGATTTGATGTCATTGTAAGTACAAATCGAACATGACTATATTTAATACTCAGCTTATTTTCCTTAAGTATCAAAGcactgttcacacacacactttcccaGATACCGTCTTTGATCCATTGCAGAACCTGGCAGCCCAGAAGACCTACAACAATCTGGACATGACAATGCAGGAGGCTGTTGAAAAGCGGATATGTTGCGTTGAGGGAGTTATTAAGTGCTATCCATACGAAACCTTGGAAATCATTTTAGACCGTATAGTTAAAGCTGAGGTAGACTTTTTTCAGCCTCTTTAAGATTTATCATGAAATTATGAGGTCAAAGGATAATAAAAGATAAGTCCTTTGTGCTTATCCCAGGTCCATCGGCTGGTCCTGGTGGACAGAGCTGATGTGGTGAAAGGCATCATCTCTCTGTCTGACCTGCTGCAGGCAATGGTCTTAACCCCTGCAGGTATTGATGCCCTCTTGTCCTAGCACCAGGGGAAAGAGGGTCCCCCTCCCCTCCTTTAGCACCTGTGTAGGCTTGAGTCCTGGCAGTGCACCCAGGCAGGTAGGCTCATGACCctcttttgtgtttgtgctgtttgactgatgctttgtttcattttcttgaAACAAAGCATCAGTCACCACCATAAAGACTCCCAAGTTCATTTCTAAGTAGTGTGATTgcaaattttcttttttgtttttcagaaattGATATGTGACTGAAATGAGCGCTCATACCAGGAAGAAATAATCCCCAACGCTACTGCTGTTTATATGCTTTCTGAACCCTAATGCCCCAATGCATCTGCGCAGCTCCACAACACAAAGCAGCATTTGATCAGCTTGATTAGTAAATGTTTACTGATTTTGATAACATTTCTCAATTAAATTTGTATTTAAGCTTGTTGTGTTGTCTTTTCAGTGCTTTGCCTCATAAAAACGTAATTATTTGGCCTTCAGTTTACTTCACAGATTTTCAGTGGCATTCAAGTCATTCCAGTTCTTGATACTTGAAAAAGCTTTGATAACTTTGTATatccatctcctgctttgtgagcATCAAAAGCTCTTTTTCTCAAGTCTAatgtcctttgtttttttcacaagtGACAGCACTTATTTAGTGCAAATacaattcatttgttttctaAAGAAAACTAATATTAAACGAAAAAAAGCACGTGCGTGAGGaaatcttgatttaaaaaaaaaaaaacccgttAAATTTAATAGTTTCAAGTTGTATAAAATGTTGCACACCCATCAGTATCTCTAACCACACGGTGGTACTCTTTGGCTTTCTTTAACCCCGTCTTTTCTACACAGTAAACAAGGAAACACGTGactctatttttttctgttctatGACGGGCCGTATGATCCGCCCGCCCATCTGTGCACCCGTCTTTGCGACAGACTGGGATCGGAAGGGGAGctaccttcaaaataaaatacactcgCAGGTCACAGCCTGCACAGTCtgtacccatacacacacacacacatacacacacacacaacataatCAAGTTTTTTCTGTAATCGTTATAGAAAATAGAAATGTATCTGTATAACTTCAGGTATAAGTTGgcgtttatttatgtatttatttttgcagttttgcatttttctaTTCCGTTTAGATTAATTTAGCTATCAGAGTTTCACGGCATGTTTCAGTATCAGctttattttaattatgttattattattaaaatatcttATGGAGGTCTTCTCAGAAGCAAGGTCACTTTTGCTTTTACCATAAACTTAACAGAAAGACGTGACTGTGCTCGCTGCGCTTTATCGACCTACTTTATTTTGAACGTTTCAACCGGAAGCTTCATCGGTTTCACTCTGTCCTGCTTGACCCTCATCTTTCCATATACCCCGTGATCTCCAAAACAACATAACAAAGTGGGGGAAACATGGCGAGCGGAGAGGAGGCCAGAAGACGCCCCTCGGTTACCTCCTCTTCGGTCGGCCTAGAGGCCCTGTTCCCTGCGGGGACGTCGGAGCAGGTGTGCGGGGACGGAAACCCGGAGCTCGTTCGCCTGCGGGAGCGTCTTCAGGGTTGGCTATCGCAGTATGAACTCCTGCTGCTGTGGGTGCAGAGGCTGCTGGTCTGGGAGAGGCCGTTGTACAGCATCTTTGTCGCCCTGACACTGAACACATTATTCTGGTAAACGTCGAGTCTGCGTTTAATCACGCTTGTCTCTCACACTGATAAGGCTGCTTTGGAGTGTATTGTTAGCTAGCTGGCTAACGTCAGCAAGGGTATTACGAGTGAATGTCAAGATAAGTTAGCTAATCCCACGTCTTTAGCCTAATGCTAACGAAGGTTGCAAGCCAGTTTAAACTTCCTTTTCGGCACGGCATATGTTCCCTGCTGACTATAAGGAATTATATTATATAgataaaatttattttaaggtGTCACACCTGTTAATACCGCAATTTAAGAGAAGACGTAAAGATGAGTGGCTCAGGCCTGGTTGACAAGCTGTTAGTCTGCTGTCTGATTACTTTCCCTTGGCTCATATTCAACCAGAGCAATAAAGCTTTAATAGATTCCCCGTATTTCAGTTTATAtacgtctgtgtgtgtttctgcaggaTCCTGTCCTCCACCTCCTTGCGGCCTCTGTTTCTGATAAGCGTGTCCCTGCTGGGGCTCATGCTGCTGGAGAGATGGAAGCCTAAGTTGCCCATCATTACTGGTAAGGTCTCAAAGTAATCACAATGATGCCTTCCTCTAATAGTTCGCGTAATGTTGTCTATCAGGTATTGCTGACAAAGCTAAAATTTTGTTCAAGTTGAGGTTGTTCCTCCACTCACACACATCGTGCGATTTCTGGTATTATATTAACTGAGTAGTCAAACATCCACAAAATATGTTACAAGgctgaaaaaaaagcacttttcCGTTAATATTCAATGTGCGAAtcataaaaatctgaaaaagttATGATGCTGTTTGAAAGTGCAAACCAAAACTGCATgcagtgatttgcaaatctgATAAAGTCAAATTTAATTCACAGTAGAACGtagaaaaaatatgtttaagaAAAATATGAGCTCCTTTTGAGTTTGATGGCAGCGACGCGTCTCACAACTGTTGGGACGGGAAGGAAAAGGCTTTAAAAGGAAGCGGTccttaaaaagaaacagctggaggaactttttgcaacttgctgcattctgtttatattttacACAGCGGCCCAACTTTTTGTGGAACTGGGGTcataggagaaaaaaaaagatgtttcgACAAATTCTGTGCTAATtgtggattgttttttttttttttgtctcttctaCAGTTCAACATGTAGACGCTCCTCCTGCACAAAGGTTTGTAGTGTAATAAgttgattttgttttcttaagCAGTGCTTTTTCCTGCGTTAAATTATTGTAAAAGTCATCCATTAAAGTCTGTCCATGTCGGCTGTTATGACCCGTTTGTCACACAACACTCTGTCATTATAATTAATTTCAGGCTCCCTGCCTCAtttagtgtgttgtgtttgtgttcactTGTGTGCATCTGTCTCCCTAAATCGTCATTATGCAAACATGAAATCCTAACCTGCACCTTTGCTAACATAAGTACAGCCTGAACTGCTTCAAATACAGATCTGTGTCCGTCACAGgtgttgaatttttttttttcttcctgtgtgtgtgtgtgtgtgtgtgtgtgtgttcttgtttGATCATAGTGAGACAATGAGCGTGGAGCAGCGTCTGCTCAGCATCCCCGAGCTCAGCCACCACCTGGCTGAGAGTTATCTGACCTGTTGCATGTATCTGCAGGAGATGCTGCAGTACAAACGACAGAACCATGGCAAGGTACAGTGCTTTGGTGTGACCATGGAAATGCATATGCACACATGTTATTGGGGTAACTCTCTAACAGTGCAAGTATAAGTGTTTATGTGACTGATGTCAGGttgtggtttttctttctttctttttttttttctttttttttttaaaagaagataGCCAATTCTTCTAACGTCTAACGTccctctgggttcttggctagctttgtgttaaCATGCTGTATGTGCAGACCTTGCAAAGAGACAATGTTGCATTAGCAGCATAATGCaattgtttctgtcctggagaCAGTTTCCACTTCACCATCATGTTCTTTTGCTTttgtgcattaaaaataaaagtaacgtCCACATCTCCACTCCTCCCCTTCACCATTTTCCTCTCGCTAAATGAGTCTGATTGTAGTGCAAGActacagcaagaaaaaaaaaacacattacttGGACTTGGGTATTGGACTTTGGGAATCTCAAACAAGTAATGTAGCCTTAACAACACATTAAACAACTCCTTAAATGtccttttaaagtgtttttgataATATGACAGAATTAGAATATGTCTGCTTTATGTCTGAAAGTGCACCTTGGTTACTTTTTGGAAAACTCACAATGGCGGTCTTCCAAGGTAAATCTAGTCACATTTACACATCACTGTCAACATGGCACAATTCTTAAAGAATGCCATTGTGTCAGTTAATAGACACGCACTAGATTAGACTGTGATTGTTCCCCCTTCTTGAGCGAGTTCCTCAGCTAACTGAAAAACTGGATCCTTCTGgagaaataactgaaaaagCTTTCAGTTTCTTTCTCATTCTACTCTGCCCAGACCTGTCTCGTAGAATCAGTCCTTTGGGATAAACGGCTTTTTCCCCCCTGCAATGAGCATGACATCTGCAATATTAGGCTTTGGCCACATTTCACCCAGAACTTTACATGTATTAATGATGGAGGTCAGATTACAGAGAGATGTCTCTAATGAAAATGAGACCGTTACCCTGTGGTGAAGTTGGTTTGTTGCTTCCAGCTGTTTACAGAAGTCTTTCTCTTGAGTTTTGCGTTGTAGGTATTTGCACACGTGGCACAAAGTCGATAACCTCATTAATTACAGTGAATTATCTTCAGTTGTTACGACTTAATATCCACCATAAAGACTGAATTATAAATGGGATTGTGGGCGTTGTGTGAGGCGAGTGAAGTGACACACAGAGCCAGTGTTTTTGAGCTGCAGTTTAATAATCACCTGATTCTTTGCACAGCTTTACTAGTGTTTGGATGCATTTCCATAACTACATGTCGGATGCAGGACCTTTTAATCAtcggtttaaaaaaacaaaacttaggAGTAGTGCTGTTATTCCTTTCAGCAGTGTTTTGGGGAAAAAGTCAACAGTACGAATAGCATCACACTAACCGTTTGGTGATGCCAGTGATATTAACTATCCCACTTTTAGAAAGGGCTATAGTAAAGTGTTCTCTATGACATAAATACAGCACACACTGATGATATCTCtcgctttctcttttttccagtTCTGTGTGATGATGTGCAGTGGCTGTTTTGTTCTGGCTGTGGTTGGACATTACGTACCAGGAATCATGATCTCCTATATTATAGGTGAGTCATAACAGAGGGTGTCTGGCAGTGAGTAATAATAGGAGTCAGTGcagtaattaaaacaacaaaagaaacccATGTGCTTTATTCATGCTGCTTTTCAGTGCTGAGCGTTCTGTTGTGGCCACTGGTGGTGTACCATGAGCTGATCCAGAGGATGTACACCGGTCTGGAACCGATCCTGATGAAACTGGACTACAGCATGAAGGGAGACACGGAGCACCGCAAACACGACAAGAGGAGTGAGTGAGAGAGCCACTTTCAGCCGCAACGTGCTTTCAAGTGAAGTCGGCGTTGTTGCGCAAGAATCGATGTAGCTCACCTTTCTTTGTCCTCTCAGCGATACCCAACATCTCGGgctctgcacacacaaacaaaaggagCCACTGTAAAGCCGCAGTTTCCTTTGGTTACCTAATTCTCATACCGCAGTCTTTGTCTTTGAAGCACTTCCTTTagtggtttgttgttgttgttgtggtgtcCTTCATGGCATGTTGAAAacacgtgtttgtgtgtgtggggggttttAAACAGAGATAAagaaggaggtggaggagggggacGAGCCCAGAGCTGAAACGGAGAGCGAGAGCGAGGAGGAGCTGTCCTGCTTTGCTCCAACGGTAAGGACACACACCTGCAACACAACCCACAATGCACAGAGAGTACGTATATGTAAGGGTGCCGCTTTAAAGTGTAAGACTAGCAGAggaagctgcagcagcagcacagtgtGCTGAAGTCAGCACCGACCTTTATGAATGTGGTGACGTGTTGATGGGAATGGAGCTCTGCGCTGTGCCAAATGACCTGAAGGATTATCTTTCCAGTACAGCCGCATTCCATTAGCGCAACAGCAGAAAGTACACGGTTCAGTTCAGTAACTGACAGAGTCGGTGTCATGTCAGGTATTCAGTCGCTATGCTGTGAATGAACACCTGCAGGGCATGGTGCAAacgtaataaaataaacaaactagTATAACCTGGATTACTGCTACGAGCTATGAAGGTTATAGTCCTTgtaataaattcaaacttgttgCATGTGGAGTAACCAGAGGAGTCTGGTTTACCCTTATCTTTTTCAGGTTTTGAAACGTGGAAAATAATGcgtcattattttattttatttcgttttctTCGGTCAGGTGGATGTGAAAACTACGGCTCTGGCTATGGCCATCACAGACTCTGAGCTGTCAGATGAAGAGGCATCCATCTTGGAGAGTGGAGGCTTCTCGGTGTCCAGAGCCACTACTCCTCAACTCACCGACGTCTCTGAAGGTAGTTGTCATGTGTCAGTGTTGAACTTTGATtaaagttgtttaaaaaaatattttgtttttgatcCAAGTTGAcaagacagcatcacacagctgctacATCCATGATCTGAACTGAGTCTGATATGATTTCAACTTTGTGGCACTGGGTGTTATCGTGCTGGAAATGGCCATCAGAAGACGGGTACAGTGTCACACAGCAATGGACATTGCCAGCAACAGTACTCACATGTGGACGTGGTGTGTAAATGATGATCAGTTGATACTAAGGGGCACAAAGCGTGCTAATAAAATATTACCCACATCGTTACACCACCATCTTTGACCTGAACCACTGATAAAAGGCATGTGGGATCCATGCTTTCACATGAATTATGACCCTACCATTCGATTTGTGGCACTAGAAATCAAAACTAATTAGACTAGGGAACATTTTTCTAATCTTCTATATTCCAGTCAACCTGCCGAGGCACCTGAcgaggtcttctgctgctgtatcccatctgcttcaaggctAAACGTGTTTGCTTTCAGAGATGCACTTCTGCATATCTTAGTTGTAATGAGAGGTCATTTGAGTTGCTGTTGCCTTACTTATCAGCTCAAAGGAATCTGTCCTCTGTATCTGGCATCAACaagtttcttttttcactcagaactgccactcactggatattttttttcattttcagcccaCTCTCTGATTgtttgggaaaatcccagtaaatcaacagtttctgaaatagaCCAGCCCGTCCGGCACCAACagccatgttcaaagtcacttaaatcaccttcttTCCCCATTCTGCTTGGTTTGAACTCTAAGAGATCGTCTTGATCATGTCTGTACGCTTAAATTCATTGAGTTGATACTGTTGGACAGGCTGATTAGATAATTAGGTCAACAAGCAATTGAAGAGGTCTATATAAGAAAGAAATTTGGATAGTGAGTGTGTgcagaggtgtgtgtgctgCTCTGTGCAATGTCATTCACCAGTATCAAATTTTTAGAGATGCAGACAAACTAAattagcaaaataaaacaataaaactctCTCTTGGCCAGACCTAGTGTCTTTCCTTTGCTCTTTTCAAAGAAAGTATGACAGTATGTGGGCAAGTGTTC
This window harbors:
- the retreg2 gene encoding reticulophagy regulator 2: MASGEEARRRPSVTSSSVGLEALFPAGTSEQVCGDGNPELVRLRERLQGWLSQYELLLLWVQRLLVWERPLYSIFVALTLNTLFWILSSTSLRPLFLISVSLLGLMLLERWKPKLPIITVQHVDAPPAQSETMSVEQRLLSIPELSHHLAESYLTCCMYLQEMLQYKRQNHGKFCVMMCSGCFVLAVVGHYVPGIMISYIIVLSVLLWPLVVYHELIQRMYTGLEPILMKLDYSMKGDTEHRKHDKRKIKKEVEEGDEPRAETESESEEELSCFAPTVDVKTTALAMAITDSELSDEEASILESGGFSVSRATTPQLTDVSEDLDQQSLQSDPEESYLRDLPEFPSVEEFPSIEHSLLHFPLRGSGQGEGAQADTQSEGEPLSPASLLIQHLASPLHFVNTHFNGHGRPPGGEEGTLPVAGVDGGGEKTEPAVTQGAQRSLEALSEEIVSTAISTVVQNTLSALLRSSEASEEPSLAEFLPSETPPGALETPTDTTANTTVTTAEALGPDEEPDEAITTESGTGEEFPDDTLVPTEEEDFELLDQSELDEGLDISPEGQVAGETPDTPPSPQHQPQS